In Vespa crabro chromosome 14, iyVesCrab1.2, whole genome shotgun sequence, the following are encoded in one genomic region:
- the LOC124429007 gene encoding trafficking protein particle complex subunit 1, with the protein MTIHNLYIFSRNGLLLYYAEWNRLNKSGITKEEEAKLMYGMLFSIKSFVSKISPLDPKEGFLYYKTSKYTLHYFETPSGLKFVLNTDNATQNARELLQQLYREVYLEYVVKNPLCQLNEPIQSELFKLKVDELLKKSPLFLSRSL; encoded by the exons ATGACAATTcacaatttgtatatattttcaagaaatgGCTTGTTACTATATTACGCTGAATGGAATAGACTGAATAAATCTGGAATTACAAAAGAAGAG gaAGCAAAATTAATGTATGGAATGCTATTCTCTATAAAGTCTTTTGTAAGTAAAATATCACCGTTGGATCCAAAGGAAGGATTTCTGTATTATAAAACAAGTAAATATACTCTACATTATTTTGAAACACCATCTGGCTTAAAGTTCGTTTTAAATACAGACAATGCAACACAAAATGCAAGAGAATTGTTGCAACAATTGTACCGTGag gTATATTTGGAATATGTTGTAAAGAATCCTCTTTGTCAATTGAACGAACCTATTCAGAGTGAATTATTTAAGTTAAAGGTAGAtgagttattaaaaaaatcaccATTATTTTTAAGCAGATCATTAtag
- the LOC124429006 gene encoding uncharacterized protein LOC124429006 produces the protein MSDCEDSEDSCGEEELVPKWELRKEWLEGIFEKHFEEPVFVPEFKIIPRCTSNDSVLSDVTYAEAIVYSKVVRRRIGIIIKRLPDDPFSRFFVTEGQYDLREIKFYTQIIPDLKKFEDIHIKGDRISLEEMYDNSLKVPICYYAHYSPPGGTDDSPVPPESMLVLSDFDATSIKFSEGLTFAEAKAALDSIASIHGLSLSMKIIDGKPLPERYPFLFQKAKATDSYQQMVERGFSQLARFLERVPGLETVLEALMALRPKTKDIIMTLLAPEGPLALITHTDFWCKNLQFHYAQERTTCFILDWQMVAYSRPTNDVALLLLSSLPSKLRRKHTESLLDSYWIALNRSCFLYGVDIPKDLGYTRKDLAKDYRKSQLLALLLCIGSIDIALGHPQTEQRLIDVLQDLHNDGILTEEIAITTTEAEA, from the exons atgtcaGACTGCGAGGACAGCGAGGATTCCTGCGGTGAGGAGGAATTGGTTCCTAAATGGGAATTACGAAAGGAGTGGCTTGAAGGCATATTTGAAAAGCATTTTGAGGAACCA GTTTTTGTACCTGAATTCAAAATCATTCCGAGATGCACGTCGAACGACAGTGTTCTAAGCGATGTCACTTATGCCGAAGCTATAGTCTATTCTAAAGTTGTCCGGCGCAGAATAGGAATCATCATCAAACGATTACCGGACGATCCCTTCAGTCGTTTCTTCGTGACCGAGGGTCAATACGATCTacgtgaaattaaattttacacgCAG aTAATACCGGACTTGAAGAAATTTGAAGATATACATATCAAGGGAGATCGAATAAGTCTGGAAGAAATGTATGATAATTCATTGAAGGTACCAATATGTTATTACGCTCATTATAGTCCACCTGGAGGAACCGATGATAGCCCTGTACCACCGGAATCGATGTTGGTTTTATCTGATTTTGATGCAACGAGCATTAAATTCTCCGAAGGATTGACATTTGCTGAAGCAAAAGCTGCCTTGGATTCTATAGCCTCGATACATGGTCTATCGCTCAGCATGAAAATTATAGACGGGAAACCTTTGCCGGAACGTTACCCATTCCTATTTCAAAAGGCCAAAGCGACAGATTCTTATCAACAAATGGTAGAACGAGGATTCTCTCAATTGGCACGCTTTTTAGAACGTGTGCCAGGACTCGAAACTGTTCTCGAAGCTCTTATGGCACTTCGACCAAAAACCAAAGACATCATCATGACCCTTCTTGCTCCAGAAGGTCCATTAGCTCTGATCACGCATACGGACTTCTGGTGTAAGAATTTACAATTTCATTATGCCCAGGAACGTACTACATGTTTCATTCTCGATTGGCAAATGGTTGCTTATAGCAGACCAACGAACGACgttgcattattattgttaagctCATTGCCAAGCAAATTGCGCCGAAAACACACGGAATCTCTTTTGGATTCATATTGGATCGCTTTAAATCGTTCCTGCTTCCTTTACGGAGTTGATATACCAAAAGATCTTGGATATACGAGGAAAGATCTCGCTAAGGATTATAGAAAATCTCAATTATTGGCATTATTACTTTGTATTGGATCTATAGATATAGCTTTGGGACATCCACAAACGGAACAACGTTTAATCGATGTACTTCAAGATCTTCATAATGATGGCATATTAACTGAAGAGATTGCAATAACGACGACAGAAGCGGAAGCTTAA